The Castanea sativa cultivar Marrone di Chiusa Pesio chromosome 11, ASM4071231v1 genome contains a region encoding:
- the LOC142614886 gene encoding alcohol dehydrogenase class-P-like, protein MTDGGVDRAVECTASIQAMISAFECIHDGWGVALLVGVPNKDNSSKTHPMNFLNERTLKGTFFGNYQPRTNIPSVVEKYMNKELKLNKFVTHSVPFSKINKAFDYMLKFIRSIIRMDAKNFC, encoded by the exons ATGACTGATGGAGGAGTGGATCGGGCTGTTGAATGTACTGCAAGTATCCAGGCCATGATCTCAGCATTTGAATGCATTCATGAT gGTTGGGGTGTTGCATTACTTGTTGGGGTACCAAATAAAGATAATTCATCCAAGACTCATCCTATGAATTTTTTGAATGAGAGGACTCTTAAGGGTACCTTTTTTGGCAATTACCAGCCCCGCACTAATATTCCTTCTGTGGTAGAAAAGTACATGAATAAG GAGttgaaattgaataaattcGTTACTCACTCAGTCCCTTTCTCAAAGATCAACAAAGCATTTGACTACATGCTGAAGTTTATCCGAAGCATTATCCGCATGGATGCTAAAAATTTTTGCTAG